AGCCCGATCCGCTCCCCGCCGGTGATGCGCCAGGACAGATCTCGGAAGAGCGTCTGTCCGCCGTAGGCCTTCGAGACGGAATCGAGCTGGACGAGCACCCGCGCGCTCTCAGCCCATGCCCTGCACCCGCTCGGGCAGGATCTTCACCATCACCCGGGCCTCGCCGGGTTGGCGGTATGGATACTTGTCCTGCCCCAGGTACTTCTTGGCCAGGGTGTCGATGTGCGTATCGGCCCCCCGCTCGGTCATCTCCGCGACGCGCCCGCGAATCTGCACGTAACGGTAGGGATTGTCCGGGTCCTGGATCGCCAGCGCCACCCGGGGATTGCGCTGGAGGTTGCGGTCCTTCACGCGCCCGCGGGCGGTGTTGAAGCGGATGTGGGTGCCGTCGAAGTCGACCCAGACGGGGGTGACCTGGGGTGTGCCGTCCCGCCCGACCGTGGCGAGATGCGCAAACGCCTTCTTGTCCAGGATGTCGCGATAGCGCGCGAGATCTCCGTTGCCACTCATGTCCTGCCTCCCTTGAGCTGCTCCAGGACGGAGAACGCGTGGCGGACGGACTTGGCCGCCAGCGTGCCGCCCATGAGGAGCCCGATGTCCAGCGTCTCGGCGATCTCCGCGTCGGTGGCGCCCTGGTCGAGGACCTCCTCGACCCGATGATCGATTCAGTCGAAGCAGTTCTGCGAGACCGCCACCGCCAGGGCCGTCAGCTCCTTGTGCTTCCGGCTGAGCGCCCCGTCGGCGAAGACCTTCTGGCCCAGCTCGCCGAACGCCGGATAGACCTTCATCGGCGATTTCAGCATCAGGGCGTTGAGCCGCCGCTTCTCCGACTTGCGTTCGTGGATGTGCATGCTGCCTCTCCTTCAGCCGGCGCTCGTGGTCAACTCGATGGCCCGCGCCTCGGCCAGCGAGCGCAGCGCCAGGAGCACCCGGACGACGCACTGCTGGACGAGCAGCGCGTCCTGCGCGAACGGATCCGCCAGCCACTCGCGCGCCCAGTCGCCGCCCTTCTCGTTGGCGAAGCCGAGCGTCGGCGAGAGCTTCTGGAGCCGCAGCAGGAGGTCGTCCGGCGGCAAGCCGGAGGCGCGTAGTCGAACGACCACGGCCGCCCGGACCGAGGCGTTCCAGATGCCGGTCAGCCCCTCCAGCAACGCCTGGTAACAGGTGAGGTCCGGCTTGCCCTGGAACTCGTTGAGGACCGTCGGGACCAGGGCGTTGACGACGGCGTCGCCCTCCTCGTCCACGCCGAACAGCGGCCCCAGCACGGGGTCCTTCTGGGGCTGGGGCAGGCGCTCGATGAGGATCGCCGCCGCGGTGGCGGGAATAGCCGGCAGCTGGGCCAGGCGCTCGAGTAGCGGGACGTCACCGGCCATGTCATCCTCCCGCGCGGGTGGGCTCGCCGCGCATGTCGGCGCGCGCGAGGTCGCGCGCATTGCCCGCCGGCACCAGGAACGCGGACGCAAGCGCTGCGATGCACACGATCAGTCCCACGACGAAGGCGCCGTGCAACGCCGCCTCCATCCCCAGCCCGGCCGCCAGGCGCCGGGTCATCACCGCCCCCATCACGCTGAGCCCCAGCGCGCCGCCCACCGCACGAAAAAACTGCGTCATGGAGGTGGCGATGCCGAGGTCGGTCCGGGGCACCGAGCTCTGGACGGCGATCAGCATCGGCACCATGCTCAGCCCCATGCCGACGCCGGCGAGCAGCACGTCGCGCATCGCCTCGCCCGGGGTCAGCGCCACGTTCCAGCGGGTGAGGAGCAGGAAGGCGCCCGTCAGGCACGCCATGCCCGCGGTGACGACAGTCCGGTACCCGATCTTCAGCACGAGCCGCGCGCTCAGGACCGACAGGGCCACCCATCCCAGCACGAACGGCGTCAGCACGAAGCCGGCCTGGGTGGCCGACGTCCCCACCACCGCCTGCATGAACAGCGGCACGAAGGAGATGGCGCCGAACATCGCCATGCCGGCCAGGAAGCCGGTGACGACGGCGGCCGCCACGATGCGGTTGGCGAACAGCCGGAGCGGCACGATCGGCTCCCGCGCCCGCCGTTCGACGGCGACGAACGCGGCGAGCGCGAGCCCGCCGACCGCCAGCGCCGCGACGACGTCGGGCCGGGTCCACGCCCCCTCCCGCCCCGCCTCGACGACGCCGAGCAGCAACGCGGACACGCTCAGGGCGAAGAGCGCGAGGCCGCCGTAGTCGATCGCCGGGCGTCGTCGGGGGCGTCCCTCCTCGCCGAGCGCGGTGGCGATGAGGATCATGCCCAGCGCGCCGAACGGCAGGTTGATGTAAAAGACCCAGCGCCACGAGACGTAATCCGTCAGCAAGCCGCCCAGCAAGGGGCCCACCAGAGACGCCACGCCCCAGACGCTCGAGAGGTAGCCCTGCATCTTCGCGCGGCGCTCGAGGCCGAAGAGGTCGCCGACGATCGTCATGCCGATCGTCATGAGTGAGCCGGCGCCCAGGCCCTGGAGCATGCGGAATGCGATCAGCTCCGCCATGTTTTGCGACGTGCCCGACAGCGCCGAGCCGAGGAGGAAGATCGTCAGACCCGCCAGATAGGTGGAGCGCCGGCCGAAGAGGTCGGACAGCCGACCCCACAGCGGCATCGTCACCGTCGAGGTGAGCAGGAAGCCCGAGAAGACCCAGGAGTAGATGTGAATGCCGCCGAGGCTGGCGACGACCTTCGGCATCGCGGTGGCCACGACCGTCGACTCCATCGCCGCCAGGAAGATCGACAGCATGATCGCGAGCAGCGCCCGCCGCTTCTGCACCTCGTCCATCAGTGACCGCCGGTGCAGCCGGCGCACCGGCACAGCGCGCGCAGCTCGGGATACGGGTAGAGGCTCTGGTGTCCGTCGGCCCAGACGACGCCGAGCCCGGCGTCCGCCCTCTTGATCTCGGTCGGCCAGGCCATGGTCTCGGTGAGCGT
The nucleotide sequence above comes from Candidatus Methylomirabilota bacterium. Encoded proteins:
- a CDS encoding MDR family MFS transporter, producing the protein MDEVQKRRALLAIMLSIFLAAMESTVVATAMPKVVASLGGIHIYSWVFSGFLLTSTVTMPLWGRLSDLFGRRSTYLAGLTIFLLGSALSGTSQNMAELIAFRMLQGLGAGSLMTIGMTIVGDLFGLERRAKMQGYLSSVWGVASLVGPLLGGLLTDYVSWRWVFYINLPFGALGMILIATALGEEGRPRRRPAIDYGGLALFALSVSALLLGVVEAGREGAWTRPDVVAALAVGGLALAAFVAVERRAREPIVPLRLFANRIVAAAVVTGFLAGMAMFGAISFVPLFMQAVVGTSATQAGFVLTPFVLGWVALSVLSARLVLKIGYRTVVTAGMACLTGAFLLLTRWNVALTPGEAMRDVLLAGVGMGLSMVPMLIAVQSSVPRTDLGIATSMTQFFRAVGGALGLSVMGAVMTRRLAAGLGMEAALHGAFVVGLIVCIAALASAFLVPAGNARDLARADMRGEPTRAGG
- a CDS encoding carboxymuconolactone decarboxylase family protein: MHIHERKSEKRRLNALMLKSPMKVYPAFGELGQKVFADGALSRKHKELTALAVAVSQNCFD
- a CDS encoding PPOX class F420-dependent oxidoreductase, coding for MSGNGDLARYRDILDKKAFAHLATVGRDGTPQVTPVWVDFDGTHIRFNTARGRVKDRNLQRNPRVALAIQDPDNPYRYVQIRGRVAEMTERGADTHIDTLAKKYLGQDKYPYRQPGEARVMVKILPERVQGMG